The Epilithonimonas zeae genome contains a region encoding:
- the tssR gene encoding type VI secretion system protein TssR domain-containing protein: MKNNFLSAAYLFGSVYILIGCQVRIPSQETPDSDFYGYVDQVKVNDGFPKKAEPWVVISDRANNTVFMDKGEEKSPKEIKFLEPLLVVKQKESKNLIKVAEYNPDALMKKIPSKSVKTYGWIPKDQLLLWTNSLKRSDNGFNVKAVISPNNSDVLKNGSKYMKGDSALIFSSPDLTKPISKKIAVGQLVYIYKQSEANNRFLIGKSPNLKIDSISKDVYGWISSNMIANWGDRTALKVSSDFNYADENNLAINKQNPDGSFTETNFPLSDGVNRTAIENLVSVSPSMVDNSNRARFFTNALDYSKNFVYNVLGQPVYYDRFKEITNRSKNLNIVFTVDISRDNIQNAALAKSVFQDIQLKLDQLKYFKSIKYGAVLYKNNNCGEDILPSALSNNFEEINSFIDLQTSNQNCSNSGAQPLLEALSTTGELIKNNSDETNIVIVVGSTASSFGGLSEAMRNLTKARAKMLFFQSASGSSDYYNNFVLFSENVLTGTARNIAELDKARIVDQKMIMDKNNYNLVMGEGGVYSLDYPKASMAQGFVVYPRKGEINSSNLLVKSLDSLITQVIDYNKTVNTSLTNYFKSAVGSSKTIVKPDFRNQFSNAPTPIPTETTTQLITYNNPFITKGTFSSELKESYPAVEKGILLSETEYDKLRAFYQEIYQETKSFTPNFSQGSAINSYLNTLKKYYSGDTKFDKSKLRNQSMAYSVAVSTGFDNSAEETLSTYKLSGWKQQKVVSNEIVRNYFKQYKTLADRLLNNKSNPKIIIDQNGEKFYWLNRFFMPTIEPVESL; encoded by the coding sequence ATGAAAAATAACTTCCTTAGCGCTGCCTACCTTTTTGGTTCTGTATATATTTTGATTGGATGTCAAGTCAGGATTCCTTCTCAGGAAACACCAGATTCTGATTTTTACGGCTATGTAGATCAAGTAAAAGTGAATGACGGATTTCCTAAAAAAGCTGAACCTTGGGTGGTAATTTCTGATCGCGCCAACAACACAGTTTTTATGGATAAAGGTGAAGAAAAATCGCCTAAAGAAATCAAATTCCTGGAACCATTATTAGTTGTCAAGCAAAAAGAATCTAAAAATCTTATCAAAGTCGCAGAATACAATCCTGATGCTTTGATGAAAAAAATCCCTTCCAAATCAGTTAAAACTTATGGTTGGATCCCGAAAGATCAGTTATTGCTTTGGACCAATTCTTTGAAAAGAAGCGATAATGGTTTTAATGTAAAAGCAGTTATTTCTCCAAATAATTCTGATGTTTTAAAAAATGGTTCAAAATATATGAAAGGTGATTCTGCCTTGATTTTTTCTTCGCCGGATCTTACAAAACCTATCAGCAAAAAAATTGCCGTTGGTCAGTTAGTCTACATTTACAAACAATCCGAAGCCAACAACAGGTTTTTAATAGGGAAATCCCCAAATCTAAAAATTGATAGCATTTCCAAGGATGTTTATGGCTGGATTAGTTCCAATATGATTGCCAATTGGGGCGACAGAACAGCTCTGAAAGTTTCATCAGATTTCAATTATGCTGATGAAAATAATTTAGCTATCAATAAACAAAATCCAGATGGATCTTTTACGGAAACCAACTTCCCTCTTTCTGATGGCGTCAACAGAACCGCTATAGAAAATTTGGTTTCGGTTTCACCTTCGATGGTTGATAATTCTAACAGAGCGAGATTCTTCACAAACGCCTTAGATTATAGTAAAAACTTTGTTTATAATGTTTTGGGACAACCTGTTTATTATGACCGATTCAAAGAAATAACGAACAGAAGTAAAAATCTAAACATTGTTTTCACTGTTGATATCAGCCGGGATAATATTCAGAATGCTGCTTTGGCCAAATCTGTTTTTCAGGATATCCAGTTGAAATTAGATCAGTTAAAATATTTTAAAAGCATAAAATACGGCGCTGTTCTTTACAAAAATAATAACTGTGGAGAAGATATTTTGCCATCAGCTTTAAGCAATAATTTTGAGGAAATCAATTCTTTTATAGACCTACAAACATCTAATCAAAATTGTAGTAATAGCGGCGCTCAGCCTTTATTAGAAGCACTTTCAACTACAGGAGAATTAATCAAAAATAATTCGGACGAGACCAATATCGTTATTGTTGTGGGATCTACAGCTTCCAGCTTCGGAGGTCTTAGCGAGGCTATGCGAAACCTGACTAAAGCGCGTGCAAAAATGTTGTTCTTCCAATCTGCATCAGGCTCTTCTGATTATTACAACAATTTCGTATTATTCTCAGAAAACGTTTTAACAGGCACAGCCAGAAATATCGCAGAATTGGACAAGGCCAGAATCGTTGATCAAAAAATGATTATGGATAAGAATAATTACAACCTTGTGATGGGCGAAGGCGGCGTTTATTCTTTGGATTATCCCAAAGCAAGTATGGCTCAGGGTTTTGTAGTTTATCCTAGAAAAGGGGAAATCAATTCCAGTAATCTGCTTGTTAAATCATTGGATAGTTTAATTACTCAGGTTATTGATTATAACAAAACGGTTAATACTTCTTTGACAAACTATTTCAAATCAGCTGTCGGAAGTTCCAAAACGATTGTGAAGCCAGATTTCAGAAATCAGTTTTCTAATGCTCCAACACCTATTCCGACAGAAACTACAACGCAGTTGATTACTTATAACAATCCATTTATAACCAAAGGAACTTTTTCCAGTGAGTTAAAGGAAAGCTATCCAGCCGTTGAAAAAGGAATTCTTTTATCTGAAACCGAATATGATAAACTAAGAGCTTTCTATCAGGAAATTTATCAGGAGACAAAAAGTTTCACGCCTAATTTCAGTCAAGGATCAGCAATTAATTCTTACTTAAATACGCTTAAAAAATACTATTCAGGCGATACGAAATTTGATAAATCAAAACTGAGAAATCAGTCTATGGCTTATTCTGTCGCTGTCAGTACAGGATTTGATAACTCAGCGGAAGAAACACTTTCTACATATAAGCTGAGTGGATGGAAACAACAGAAAGTCGTTTCCAATGAGATTGTAAGAAACTATTTCAAACAATATAAAACATTGGCAGACAGATTGCTAAACAATAAAAGCAACCCAAAGATCATCATAGATCAAAACGGAGAAAAGTTTTATTGGCTTAACAGATTCTTTATGCCAACCATCGAACCAGTAGAATCTCTGTAA
- a CDS encoding PKD domain-containing protein, producing MNYIQKNRKNIIIAVISLLLLAAIIILWLQRKVIHSSDDIVAAVYPTSLNVGDTLTFEDKTTFGKTRKWDFGDGFNSDKNKGSHFFKKPGYYQVSVIIDNKYTKSFPVLVSGGFSKPTDTTKVATKIDAPTQAMQLENVFFRADSPDAKIFTWKFGETGNIDAKEKMATYAFKNPGNYIVTLYTDVDNEPIQHMIKILPAYEELDDEVVTAPTVTDIYSKINDDFKYHLQQIANGNNFNSHYNYLLSTYLCNKDNIGLTVNDKNNSFYNYCMGLQFDKNNSIQEVKTTLDTNQNCVVKVEVKQSK from the coding sequence ATGAATTACATCCAAAAAAACAGGAAGAACATTATTATTGCAGTAATAAGTCTTTTGCTTTTAGCGGCCATTATTATTTTGTGGTTACAGAGAAAAGTCATCCATAGCTCAGACGATATTGTTGCAGCAGTTTATCCAACGTCTCTCAATGTGGGCGATACATTGACTTTTGAAGACAAAACCACTTTCGGAAAAACAAGAAAATGGGATTTTGGGGATGGATTTAATTCTGACAAAAACAAAGGTTCTCACTTTTTCAAAAAGCCAGGATATTATCAAGTTTCTGTAATCATTGATAATAAATATACCAAGTCTTTTCCTGTTTTGGTTTCGGGAGGTTTTTCCAAGCCTACAGACACTACAAAAGTTGCCACCAAAATAGACGCGCCAACCCAGGCAATGCAATTGGAAAATGTGTTTTTCCGTGCAGATTCTCCCGATGCTAAAATATTCACTTGGAAATTCGGAGAAACCGGAAATATTGATGCCAAAGAAAAAATGGCTACTTATGCGTTCAAAAATCCTGGTAATTACATCGTGACTTTGTACACAGACGTCGATAATGAACCCATTCAGCACATGATAAAAATATTACCTGCTTACGAGGAACTGGATGATGAAGTAGTGACGGCTCCTACTGTGACTGACATTTACAGTAAAATCAATGATGATTTTAAATATCATCTTCAGCAGATTGCCAATGGCAACAATTTCAACAGTCATTACAACTATCTTCTTAGTACTTATCTATGCAACAAAGATAATATTGGACTAACTGTGAATGACAAAAACAACTCATTCTACAACTATTGTATGGGTTTGCAATTCGATAAAAATAATTCTATACAGGAAGTAAAAACCACTTTGGACACCAATCAAAATTGCGTTGTCAAAGTAGAAGTAAAGCAAAGCAAGTAA
- the tssO gene encoding type VI secretion system TssO: protein MQAKIILSNKEKRYYFLYLLGLLFFAVLLLSVILLYRYESPFNNSDILAIQTLEEKVKFDDRQKIAQPVIDSTFNKIEKVSVENQNPLLENEIRYSINDIANIFETVNITDPRKESYKQIAQFYKMYVEDKNIAGKKNENIKIFTKQFEDCSIGFKERKNQKLQRDNALLMKNN, encoded by the coding sequence ATGCAAGCCAAAATTATCCTTTCCAACAAAGAAAAAAGATACTATTTTTTGTACCTCTTGGGACTACTCTTTTTTGCAGTCTTACTTCTTTCAGTGATTCTTCTTTACCGTTACGAGTCGCCTTTTAATAACTCTGATATTCTTGCAATCCAGACTTTGGAAGAGAAAGTGAAGTTTGATGATCGTCAAAAAATTGCACAACCAGTTATAGACAGTACTTTTAATAAAATCGAAAAAGTGTCTGTAGAAAATCAAAATCCTCTTTTGGAAAACGAAATCAGATACAGCATCAATGATATTGCTAATATTTTCGAAACTGTGAATATCACAGATCCACGAAAAGAATCTTACAAGCAGATTGCCCAGTTCTACAAAATGTATGTAGAAGACAAAAATATAGCGGGTAAAAAAAATGAAAACATCAAAATTTTCACCAAACAGTTTGAAGATTGTTCTATTGGTTTCAAGGAACGCAAAAATCAAAAATTGCAAAGAGATAACGCATTACTTATGAAAAATAACTAA
- the tssO gene encoding type VI secretion system TssO codes for MTTQGQKKLNSNDVRNGIIRFVLSFIVLISISLTTVFLFFKSSKIQKEQIQKELNAYKNVLSRNELLKIKMDTIYYKMALLNTDRVQNDIFLRNSILEDLQDTKNIMGADSSKSFKQYSTLTKNIGKMTIFKNELINVTAKERNAIRNLNECMGKVEKINTQIRNNEPGGKIARRLK; via the coding sequence ATGACTACACAAGGGCAAAAAAAACTAAACTCCAATGATGTAAGAAACGGAATTATCCGATTCGTACTTTCATTCATTGTTTTAATATCAATCAGTCTAACAACGGTTTTTCTGTTTTTTAAAAGTTCAAAAATCCAGAAAGAACAAATCCAAAAAGAACTGAATGCCTACAAAAACGTTCTTAGCAGAAATGAACTTTTGAAGATTAAAATGGATACCATTTACTACAAAATGGCTTTGCTAAATACAGACCGAGTACAGAATGATATTTTCCTTAGAAACTCAATCCTGGAAGATCTTCAGGACACAAAAAATATTATGGGAGCTGATAGCAGCAAATCATTTAAACAATATTCGACATTGACGAAAAACATTGGAAAAATGACCATTTTCAAAAATGAACTCATCAATGTAACAGCCAAAGAAAGAAATGCCATAAGAAACCTAAATGAATGTATGGGGAAAGTAGAAAAAATCAATACCCAAATAAGAAATAATGAGCCAGGTGGAAAAATAGCAAGACGATTAAAATAA
- a CDS encoding response regulator transcription factor, giving the protein MYNTSTKAIRFSIAENDFYFKQFLVKMLLENPLFSIVNDCNNGNELINRLYRKQEDVFIINLFMPILSGIEAIKYIRQHNKDVPILTYSTTYQDDMAATLSEIPNTFYCQKNSIIIKDILRNCILSKNSDYEEYKKEWASQEEVVKSYMDRQKKQQEELNVTEIHIIKLCYEGFSNKEIGDRISLSTRTIDTYINRLTEKLGLKSKLDLARFCVENGYYNSSI; this is encoded by the coding sequence ATGTACAATACTTCTACAAAAGCAATACGCTTTTCAATCGCAGAAAACGATTTCTATTTTAAGCAGTTTTTGGTTAAAATGCTTTTGGAAAACCCTTTGTTTTCTATTGTTAATGATTGCAATAATGGCAACGAATTGATCAACAGGCTTTACAGAAAGCAAGAAGATGTATTCATCATCAACTTGTTTATGCCAATCCTAAGTGGAATCGAAGCGATAAAGTACATTCGTCAACACAATAAAGATGTTCCAATTCTTACCTACTCTACAACTTATCAGGATGACATGGCCGCTACTCTTAGCGAAATTCCTAACACTTTCTATTGTCAAAAAAACAGCATCATCATAAAGGATATTCTCAGAAACTGCATCCTGAGTAAAAATTCTGATTATGAGGAATATAAAAAAGAATGGGCGTCGCAGGAAGAAGTTGTAAAAAGCTATATGGATCGTCAGAAAAAACAACAAGAGGAACTGAATGTTACAGAAATCCACATCATTAAACTTTGCTATGAAGGATTCAGCAATAAAGAAATCGGCGACAGAATAAGCTTAAGTACAAGAACTATTGACACTTACATCAATAGATTGACAGAAAAACTGGGACTTAAAAGCAAACTGGATCTTGCCAGATTTTGTGTAGAAAACGGATATTATAATTCAAGCATTTAG
- a CDS encoding aminotransferase-like domain-containing protein, translating to MAREILYQKIAKIIEEQILSETLRIGDKLPSIRSIQKNYNVGLNTAKQVFLELESKSLVESRPRSGYYVSRTFQRKMALPSVSEPRLAKKENTPEELTRKVFDSLQDKDITRFSLGIPDQNLLPVAKLNKGIVRAMRSLPESGTEIEPAQGSINLRRNIAKWSLVLEGKLTEDDIVTTHGTMSAVYYCLLAVTKPGDTIATESPMYFGILQLAKSMGLNVIELPTHPVTGVDLDALKNNIHKINACCFVTNFSNPLGSLMPDENKKLLVEMLTYHNIPLIEDDLLGNLFFGNSRPKPCKVYDEAGIVMWCGGVSKTLSPGYRVGWVAPGKFKEKIIWQKLVQTVSMPSLFQEVIADFMEFGRYDHHLRGLRHTLHTNCLKFQRTIEDYFPENTRISQPQGGFFLWLELDEKIDTSELYDIAMAQKISFAPGRLFTQHNQFNNCMRLSFALNWNEKVESDLIQLGNIIKQNF from the coding sequence ATGGCAAGAGAAATTCTTTATCAGAAAATCGCAAAAATTATAGAAGAACAGATTCTTTCCGAAACCCTTAGGATTGGAGATAAATTACCTTCGATACGTTCAATACAAAAGAATTACAACGTTGGACTGAACACTGCGAAACAAGTATTTTTGGAGTTGGAAAGCAAATCATTGGTAGAATCCCGGCCAAGATCTGGATATTATGTAAGCAGAACTTTTCAAAGAAAAATGGCGCTTCCGTCCGTTAGTGAACCTCGACTAGCCAAGAAAGAAAATACTCCGGAAGAGTTAACCCGAAAGGTTTTCGACTCACTTCAAGATAAGGATATTACAAGGTTTTCATTAGGAATTCCGGATCAAAATTTGTTGCCGGTTGCCAAGTTAAATAAAGGGATTGTAAGAGCAATGAGAAGCCTTCCTGAAAGCGGAACCGAAATAGAACCTGCGCAAGGAAGCATTAATCTTCGCAGAAATATTGCCAAATGGTCATTGGTTTTAGAAGGGAAGTTGACGGAAGATGATATTGTCACAACACACGGAACAATGAGTGCCGTTTATTACTGTCTGCTTGCGGTTACCAAGCCTGGTGATACCATTGCTACAGAAAGTCCGATGTATTTTGGGATTTTACAGTTAGCAAAATCAATGGGATTGAATGTTATTGAACTTCCAACACATCCGGTTACAGGAGTCGATTTGGATGCTCTGAAAAATAATATTCATAAAATTAATGCTTGCTGTTTTGTAACCAATTTCAGTAATCCTTTGGGAAGTCTGATGCCGGATGAAAATAAAAAATTGCTTGTCGAGATGCTGACTTATCACAATATTCCTTTGATTGAAGATGACTTACTAGGAAATCTTTTCTTCGGAAATTCTCGTCCAAAACCTTGTAAAGTGTATGATGAGGCAGGAATTGTGATGTGGTGTGGCGGAGTTTCGAAGACTTTGTCTCCCGGTTATCGTGTAGGCTGGGTTGCTCCGGGAAAATTTAAAGAAAAAATTATCTGGCAGAAATTGGTACAAACCGTTTCAATGCCTTCACTTTTTCAGGAAGTGATTGCTGATTTTATGGAGTTTGGAAGATACGATCATCATTTGAGAGGCTTGCGACATACTTTACATACCAATTGTCTGAAATTTCAACGAACTATTGAGGATTATTTTCCGGAAAACACAAGAATTTCTCAGCCTCAGGGTGGTTTCTTTCTCTGGCTTGAGCTGGATGAAAAAATAGATACTTCTGAACTTTATGACATTGCTATGGCGCAGAAAATCAGCTTTGCGCCAGGAAGATTATTTACTCAACACAATCAGTTTAATAATTGTATGAGATTGAGTTTTGCATTGAATTGGAACGAAAAAGTTGAATCAGATTTAATACAATTAGGAAATATCATTAAACAAAATTTCTAA
- a CDS encoding EamA family transporter, translating into MSTSTNLTTKHLLLALLTVFIWGTNFIAIYIGLKEFPPFLLCAARFGLAAFPWVFILPRPKAPLKLILGFGVFNFAMQFGLMFTGIHLGLSPGLSSLVLQVQVFFSMALAYMFFREKPSLFKIIGSLISFIGIGIVASHINGSATLIGLILTLVAALSWAFGNIYTKKINSDSPLSLVVWGNLVAFPFMMILSFIFEGSTVIVHSVQNVSWSTIAAVFYIVYLSTHLGYGLWGYLIKTYSTSAVVPFTLLVPVVGFITSALVLNEELTSWKIIASLFIMGGLVFNLFEKSIRKILNKLKRKTNRTIKTDSESILKH; encoded by the coding sequence ATGTCAACTTCAACCAACCTTACAACAAAGCATCTGCTTTTAGCTTTACTTACTGTTTTTATCTGGGGAACCAACTTTATTGCAATTTATATTGGACTAAAAGAATTTCCGCCATTCTTATTATGTGCTGCAAGATTTGGATTGGCAGCTTTTCCTTGGGTTTTTATTTTACCGAGACCTAAAGCACCTTTAAAATTGATTCTAGGCTTCGGTGTTTTCAACTTTGCGATGCAATTTGGGTTGATGTTTACAGGGATTCATTTAGGATTATCTCCCGGATTATCATCATTGGTTTTACAAGTCCAGGTATTTTTTTCAATGGCTTTAGCCTATATGTTTTTCCGTGAAAAACCAAGTTTATTCAAAATTATAGGTTCTTTGATTTCATTTATAGGAATTGGTATTGTAGCATCTCATATTAATGGTTCTGCCACATTAATCGGATTGATTCTTACATTAGTTGCCGCATTATCTTGGGCTTTTGGGAATATATATACTAAGAAAATCAATTCAGATTCTCCGCTTTCATTAGTCGTTTGGGGAAATCTTGTGGCATTTCCGTTTATGATGATTTTATCATTTATTTTTGAAGGATCAACTGTGATTGTACATTCGGTACAAAATGTTTCTTGGTCAACTATTGCTGCTGTTTTCTATATCGTTTACCTTTCCACGCATTTAGGATACGGACTCTGGGGTTATTTGATTAAAACTTATTCTACCTCTGCCGTTGTTCCTTTTACTTTATTGGTTCCTGTGGTTGGTTTTATTACTTCAGCTTTAGTGTTGAATGAAGAATTGACTTCTTGGAAAATCATTGCATCATTATTTATTATGGGAGGATTGGTTTTTAATTTATTTGAAAAGAGCATTCGAAAAATCTTAAATAAACTTAAAAGAAAAACGAATAGAACTATAAAAACGGATTCTGAATCGATTCTAAAGCATTGA
- a CDS encoding ribonuclease H-like YkuK family protein, with protein sequence METQQQKWQNMTGKIFQNSITTLVEEAIIRELANGHRLKVCVGSDSHVYGDAISYATAVVVIREGKGAFTFIRKQREFQTISIKERMLNEVNKSVEIAYAICSILETYDVEMEVHADINTDPDFKSNVALKDAMGYILGMGYTFKAKPFAFASSNCADMMV encoded by the coding sequence ATGGAAACGCAACAACAAAAATGGCAAAATATGACTGGAAAGATTTTCCAAAACTCTATCACAACATTGGTAGAAGAAGCCATCATCCGCGAACTAGCCAACGGACACCGACTGAAAGTGTGTGTGGGTTCAGATTCCCACGTTTATGGCGATGCAATCAGTTATGCAACGGCAGTCGTTGTTATTCGTGAGGGAAAAGGAGCGTTTACATTTATCAGAAAACAAAGAGAATTTCAAACAATCAGTATCAAAGAACGAATGTTGAACGAGGTCAATAAATCTGTTGAAATCGCTTATGCAATCTGTTCTATTCTGGAAACTTATGATGTGGAAATGGAAGTTCACGCCGATATCAATACAGACCCAGATTTCAAATCCAATGTCGCTTTGAAAGACGCAATGGGATATATTTTAGGAATGGGTTACACTTTTAAGGCAAAACCATTTGCATTTGCAAGTTCCAACTGTGCTGATATGATGGTTTAA